In Hahella sp. KA22, one genomic interval encodes:
- a CDS encoding OapA family protein, with product MLIKKILPKFSRIHFLAVAAAGSMLGSALILSPSEQTAAGRITLNIPLDGQPSSQADSSSPIADLPETTAPTKIKPLVPSAVEQVTETPAPTAAAEPEIAWNEFEVKNGDSLSSLFKRAGASSAELAQMVDDIPGKEWTQIFPGEKLDFAFNSENKLSALRIHRSQLENWLINANADNKFELEKVVLKPDVQTAYAEGVIKSALFIDAKNAGLPDSLIMDLANIFGWDVDFVLDIRSGDSFKLVYEELFLDGKKISNGNILAAEFTNQGETFTAVRYEDQEGKTGYFTPDGKSLKKAFLRTPIDFARISSHFNLQRKHPVLHKFRAHKGTDYAAGRGTPIKASGDGKVIFAGRKGGYGNVVILQHGQSITTLYAHMKGFARGIKNGKRINQGQVIGYVGSSGLATGPHLHYEFRVNGVHKNPVTVKFPHAQPVASNEMSRFKEQAQTALAQMQAYSDSYQVAKRDSLSSDNADL from the coding sequence ATGTTAATTAAGAAAATATTACCCAAGTTCTCACGGATACATTTCCTGGCGGTCGCGGCTGCAGGATCTATGCTCGGATCAGCGCTCATTCTTAGCCCATCCGAGCAAACAGCGGCAGGCCGCATTACCTTAAACATTCCTTTAGATGGCCAGCCCTCAAGCCAAGCTGATTCCAGCAGTCCTATTGCGGACTTGCCCGAAACCACAGCCCCCACAAAGATTAAACCACTGGTTCCCTCAGCAGTAGAGCAAGTCACTGAGACACCCGCCCCAACTGCCGCAGCCGAACCAGAAATCGCCTGGAATGAGTTTGAGGTCAAGAACGGCGACAGCCTGTCCAGCTTATTTAAAAGAGCCGGAGCTTCCAGCGCCGAACTGGCGCAGATGGTGGACGATATTCCCGGTAAAGAATGGACTCAGATTTTTCCTGGAGAAAAGCTGGATTTTGCATTCAACTCGGAAAACAAACTTAGCGCGCTGCGTATTCACCGTAGCCAGCTGGAAAACTGGCTGATAAACGCCAACGCTGACAATAAATTCGAGCTTGAGAAAGTCGTTCTCAAGCCAGATGTTCAGACCGCTTACGCTGAAGGCGTGATTAAATCGGCGCTGTTCATTGACGCTAAAAATGCCGGCCTTCCTGACAGCCTGATCATGGATTTGGCAAACATTTTTGGCTGGGATGTTGACTTCGTGCTGGACATTCGCAGTGGCGACTCGTTCAAGCTGGTTTATGAAGAGCTTTTCCTTGATGGCAAAAAGATCTCCAATGGCAATATCCTTGCCGCTGAGTTCACAAACCAAGGTGAAACATTCACTGCAGTGCGCTATGAAGACCAGGAAGGCAAAACGGGCTATTTCACCCCAGATGGGAAGAGCCTGAAAAAAGCATTTTTACGCACACCGATAGATTTCGCTCGTATATCCTCCCACTTCAACTTGCAACGTAAACATCCTGTTCTGCATAAGTTCCGTGCACATAAAGGCACCGACTACGCAGCTGGGCGCGGCACCCCTATAAAGGCGAGTGGAGACGGCAAGGTGATTTTCGCCGGCCGCAAGGGAGGTTACGGTAACGTAGTGATTCTGCAGCATGGTCAATCCATTACCACTCTCTACGCTCATATGAAAGGATTTGCTCGCGGCATCAAAAACGGCAAGCGCATAAACCAAGGACAAGTTATTGGTTATGTAGGCAGCTCAGGTTTGGCGACAGGACCCCACCTGCACTATGAGTTCCGCGTCAACGGCGTACACAAAAACCCGGTAACAGTGAAGTTCCCTCATGCGCAACCTGTCGCCAGCAATGAAATGTCTCGCTTTAAAGAACAGGCCCAAACGGCACTGGCCCAAATGCAGGCCTACTCTGACAGTTATCAGGTCGCAAAACGAGACAGTCTAAGCTCCGACAACGCGGACTTATGA
- a CDS encoding biotin--[acetyl-CoA-carboxylase] ligase — protein sequence MNDKLVEILSDGEFHSGVELGELLGVTRTAVWKHVSQLAAYGLKVETIKGKGYRLECPLCLLDKSRLRDDLKERWKGKLREFNVAHSVGSTNVELLESSRDLPVGLYDVLLAERQTTGKGRRGRVWVSPFAQNIYMSVAVRLSGGFSVLNGLSLAIGAAVADAINTVCDIEVSLKWPNDIWYSERKLAGLLLEVQGEQEGPVHVVIGLGVNVLMQPEAGRDIDQPWTALSDACEVKVDRNQLCVALIDSVLVCLESYKSEGFLGLKGLWDKYDLLKGRKVLVFSGNECWSGEYLGVSNDGYALVRGEDGRLRSLVGGEITVRPVS from the coding sequence ATGAACGACAAATTAGTCGAAATTCTTTCTGATGGAGAGTTTCACTCTGGTGTTGAGCTGGGTGAGCTTCTGGGGGTTACGCGAACTGCGGTGTGGAAGCATGTGTCGCAGTTGGCGGCTTATGGGCTAAAGGTCGAGACAATTAAAGGGAAGGGGTATCGGCTTGAATGCCCTTTGTGCCTACTTGATAAGTCGCGACTGCGTGATGATTTGAAGGAGCGTTGGAAAGGCAAGTTGCGTGAGTTTAACGTGGCGCATTCTGTGGGTTCCACTAACGTAGAGCTTCTTGAAAGTAGTCGGGATTTGCCCGTAGGTCTATATGACGTTCTCCTTGCTGAGAGGCAAACAACAGGGAAGGGAAGAAGAGGTAGGGTTTGGGTTAGTCCGTTTGCTCAAAATATATATATGAGTGTAGCTGTTAGGTTGTCAGGTGGATTTTCAGTTCTAAATGGTTTGAGTCTTGCGATTGGGGCTGCCGTTGCTGACGCTATAAATACTGTATGCGACATAGAAGTCTCTCTAAAGTGGCCAAATGATATTTGGTATTCAGAGAGAAAGCTGGCGGGGCTATTGTTGGAGGTGCAGGGCGAGCAGGAAGGGCCTGTGCATGTGGTCATTGGCTTGGGGGTTAATGTACTTATGCAACCTGAGGCGGGTAGGGATATTGATCAGCCTTGGACGGCATTGTCTGATGCATGTGAGGTAAAAGTGGATCGGAATCAACTATGCGTAGCTCTGATTGATTCTGTTTTGGTTTGTCTTGAATCATATAAATCTGAGGGCTTTCTTGGTTTGAAAGGATTGTGGGATAAGTATGATTTGCTAAAAGGGCGAAAGGTGTTGGTTTTTAGCGGAAATGAGTGTTGGAGTGGGGAATATTTGGGTGTTTCCAATGACGGCTATGCGCTTGTTCGCGGGGAGGATGGGCGGCTCAGATCCCTTGTTGGGGGAGAGATTACAGTTAGGCCTGTTTCATGA
- a CDS encoding type III pantothenate kinase, whose translation MRELDFDAGNSGLKWRLIESGRVLARGSIGYGPTSGKWNIPTEGVDRALVSSVASKEVNDTLREVLKNIANVFWAKTAPSYGRLVNAYTDYATLGVDRWLALVAAYNKYPEDLCVVDCGTAVTVDYVDRFGVHKGGYIAPGAALMLNALNVSTAALKGSYGVDSEIAPGGSTRECIERGVFSMQKAFVLSVTRKFAESRVVCTGGGVSALLGDDRAYVYIEELVLDGLRIVGNGVPVN comes from the coding sequence ATGAGGGAGCTTGATTTTGATGCGGGCAACTCAGGGCTTAAATGGCGTCTGATTGAATCGGGGAGAGTCCTCGCTCGTGGGAGTATTGGCTACGGCCCGACCTCGGGAAAATGGAATATTCCTACCGAGGGAGTTGATAGGGCTCTAGTTAGTAGTGTTGCCTCGAAAGAGGTTAATGACACTCTGCGAGAGGTTCTCAAAAATATTGCAAATGTATTCTGGGCGAAAACGGCTCCGTCATATGGCCGATTAGTTAATGCTTATACGGATTATGCGACCTTAGGAGTTGATCGATGGTTGGCTTTGGTTGCAGCCTACAATAAGTACCCCGAGGATTTGTGTGTTGTTGATTGTGGCACCGCGGTTACGGTGGACTATGTCGATAGATTTGGGGTGCATAAAGGGGGGTATATTGCTCCTGGGGCTGCGCTAATGTTGAATGCTTTGAATGTGAGTACTGCGGCGCTTAAAGGGAGTTATGGCGTTGACTCTGAGATTGCTCCGGGCGGTTCCACCAGGGAATGTATTGAGAGGGGGGTGTTTTCAATGCAGAAAGCTTTTGTTCTAAGTGTGACCCGCAAGTTTGCCGAAAGCCGAGTTGTCTGCACTGGCGGAGGTGTGAGTGCTTTATTAGGGGATGACCGGGCTTATGTCTACATAGAAGAGCTGGTTTTGGATGGGTTGCGAATTGTCGGTAATGGCGTTCCTGTAAACTGA
- a CDS encoding anhydro-N-acetylmuramic acid kinase, whose translation MNDQEIFAGLMSGTSLDGVDAALAKFQGEIPETVATSFTPFPSDLKSKLHNLAVADSWRPDELFTAESQLTLLYADAINTLLISSDIDRCRIRAIGCHGQTIRHRPAASWPYTCQLANPSLLAEKTGITVVADFRRRDIAAGGEGAPLAPAFHLHALQNRFPNCAVVNIGGIANITQWSEATNSVVGFDCGPGNMLMDAWCSHAFQLNCDQGGQIARTGSINHALLQEMKREPFFSLPAPKSTGRELFNHDWLQTNLQKAPSVSDRDILATLTELTAQTICEALNVHTLTHLFVCGGGVHNLFLMERLRHHLPHVLLQGTDSAGIDPDFMEAMAFAWLAKRTLDGLPGNIPAVTRAQGKRILGAIYPA comes from the coding sequence ATGAACGATCAGGAAATATTCGCCGGACTCATGTCCGGCACCAGCCTGGATGGTGTTGATGCAGCCCTGGCGAAATTCCAGGGCGAAATTCCCGAAACCGTCGCAACCTCCTTTACGCCATTTCCTTCTGATCTGAAGTCTAAACTTCATAACCTTGCTGTCGCTGACAGCTGGCGTCCAGACGAATTATTCACAGCCGAAAGCCAGCTAACCTTGCTATACGCCGACGCAATAAACACCCTTCTTATCAGCTCCGACATCGATAGATGCCGCATTCGCGCAATCGGCTGCCACGGTCAAACCATCCGACATCGACCAGCAGCAAGTTGGCCATACACTTGCCAGCTCGCCAACCCCAGTCTACTGGCTGAGAAAACAGGAATCACCGTTGTTGCGGACTTTCGCCGCAGAGATATCGCAGCGGGCGGCGAAGGCGCGCCTCTGGCGCCAGCATTCCATCTGCATGCTTTACAGAATCGTTTTCCCAATTGCGCCGTCGTTAATATCGGCGGCATCGCTAACATCACTCAATGGTCGGAAGCAACCAACTCCGTTGTTGGTTTTGATTGTGGACCAGGCAACATGCTCATGGATGCCTGGTGTTCGCATGCCTTCCAACTGAATTGCGACCAAGGCGGACAAATAGCCAGGACGGGATCGATTAACCACGCATTACTGCAGGAAATGAAAAGGGAGCCTTTCTTCTCTCTCCCAGCTCCCAAGAGCACAGGTCGGGAGCTGTTTAATCATGACTGGCTGCAGACCAACCTGCAGAAGGCTCCATCTGTTAGCGATAGAGATATTCTGGCGACACTCACTGAACTGACCGCCCAAACCATCTGCGAAGCTCTAAACGTCCACACTCTCACTCACCTCTTTGTCTGCGGCGGCGGCGTGCATAATCTTTTTTTGATGGAAAGACTTCGTCATCATCTGCCCCACGTTTTGTTGCAGGGGACCGACAGCGCAGGCATCGATCCAGATTTCATGGAAGCAATGGCTTTCGCCTGGCTGGCGAAGCGAACATTAGATGGGTTGCCGGGCAATATCCCAGCGGTAACTCGCGCTCAAGGGAAGAGGATATTAGGGGCGATTTACCCCGCCTGA
- a CDS encoding OB-fold nucleic acid binding domain-containing protein: MNQQVGLKTYVAGVVINRQRPKTSTGVTFLTLEDETGSINIIVWKRTAMAQMDALVKARLLMVYGEIDKDDEGRIAHVIAHRLIDLT, from the coding sequence ATAAATCAACAAGTTGGCCTCAAGACCTATGTCGCAGGCGTCGTCATCAACAGACAACGCCCAAAAACCTCGACCGGGGTCACTTTTCTCACCCTGGAAGATGAGACGGGCTCAATCAATATCATTGTCTGGAAAAGAACTGCGATGGCGCAGATGGACGCTCTCGTCAAGGCGCGGCTGCTGATGGTGTACGGGGAGATCGACAAGGATGACGAAGGGAGGATCGCGCACGTCATCGCCCACCGGTTGATAGACCTGACGTAA
- the tyrS gene encoding tyrosine--tRNA ligase translates to MPSVEESLALIKRGAEEIIQEEGLIEKLKRGEPLRIKAGFDPTAPDLHLGHTVLINKLRQFQDLGHQVIFLIGDFTGMIGDPTGKSATRPPLTKDDVARNAQTYKEQVFKILDPQKTEVRFNSEWMDKLSAADMIRLAGQYTVARMLERDDFHKRYHNEQSISIHEFLYPLVQGYDSVALRADVELGGTDQKFNLLMGRMLQKHYDQEPQVIMTMPILEGLDGVQKMSKSLGNYIGVNDLPGEMFSKLLSIPDELMWRYFELLSFRDMAEIEDFKVQVNAGENPQNIKRLLAEEIVARFHGGEAAQSAHKSAGNQVKLGEIPENVPAVHIEESDDQTEFSISYILRRADLVKNGAAAKDVLGRGAVFVDGALVDSSFMVQRGSEHVIQAGKKKIAQVFVK, encoded by the coding sequence ATGCCATCTGTAGAAGAGTCTTTAGCGCTGATAAAGCGCGGTGCGGAAGAAATTATTCAGGAAGAAGGATTGATCGAAAAGTTAAAAAGGGGAGAGCCGCTCAGGATCAAAGCGGGCTTCGATCCGACTGCGCCTGATTTACATTTAGGGCATACGGTTCTTATTAATAAGTTGCGTCAGTTTCAGGACCTGGGGCATCAGGTCATTTTCCTGATTGGCGACTTTACGGGGATGATCGGAGATCCTACTGGCAAGAGCGCCACTCGTCCTCCATTAACGAAAGACGATGTGGCTCGAAACGCTCAGACATATAAAGAACAGGTGTTCAAAATTTTGGACCCGCAAAAAACGGAAGTTCGCTTTAACAGTGAATGGATGGATAAGCTCTCTGCGGCGGACATGATTCGTTTGGCGGGTCAATATACCGTTGCGCGTATGCTTGAGCGCGACGACTTTCACAAGCGCTACCACAATGAGCAGTCGATCTCTATCCATGAGTTTCTCTACCCGTTAGTGCAGGGGTATGACTCTGTTGCTTTGCGCGCTGACGTTGAACTGGGTGGAACTGACCAGAAGTTTAATTTGTTGATGGGGCGTATGCTGCAGAAGCATTACGACCAAGAGCCTCAGGTAATCATGACAATGCCGATCCTTGAAGGTCTGGACGGTGTGCAAAAAATGTCGAAGTCTCTGGGCAACTATATCGGCGTTAATGATCTGCCTGGAGAGATGTTCAGTAAGCTGCTGTCTATCCCTGACGAATTAATGTGGCGCTACTTCGAACTCTTAAGTTTTCGGGATATGGCGGAAATTGAAGATTTTAAAGTGCAGGTTAACGCTGGAGAAAACCCTCAAAACATCAAGCGGCTGCTTGCTGAAGAGATTGTTGCTCGTTTTCATGGTGGCGAGGCTGCGCAAAGTGCGCATAAATCAGCGGGCAATCAAGTTAAGCTGGGAGAGATCCCGGAGAACGTGCCTGCCGTTCATATAGAAGAAAGCGATGACCAGACGGAGTTTTCCATATCTTATATTCTTCGCAGAGCCGACTTGGTGAAGAATGGCGCAGCGGCGAAAGATGTTCTGGGTCGAGGTGCAGTGTTTGTGGATGGCGCGCTGGTGGACTCGAGCTTTATGGTGCAAAGAGGAAGCGAGCACGTGATTCAGGCGGGTAAGAAGAAGATAGCGCAGGTTTTTGTGAAATAA